Sequence from the uncultured Bacteroides sp. genome:
CTTAGCAAAAGCTTGGTGAAAGATTATGAAATAGAATATATCAACAGCAGCAAAGAGCAAATTAATATCCTTGCATCAAACACTACTAAACTACCACAAAGAGTTGTTGCTATCTATAGTGGCGAAGAGGATAGAATGTGGCAAAATATATATTCTATTTTATATAAAAAGTATATAGATGAAATAGTGGCAGGAAATGCAATAGAATATCCTAAAATGCTTTACTTAAACAAGTTTTATTGGCACATTTCTTTATTATGCTTACTCGTATCCGACGCCGATGATGTAAAAAAATTCATAAATGAGAACATTGGAATTCAAACAGTTGATTCAATTGAATTCATAAAAGACAATCCTGATTTTAAAAATAGTACTGTAAAAGCATTTGTAGATAAAATTAAAAATAAATACACCGATTTAAAGCTGCTTAAAGCAGATATTAGCGACGAGTCAGATCTGTTTGCAAAATTTTACATTGCTTTTACTAACGCAAACAAGAAACTAATTAAAGATATTATAATCAAATTCAATGATGGTAGAGTGATTGAAGATTTAAGTGAAGGCCAAAAGAAACAAATACTAATAAAAGCTGCTCTCGAATTTGCAGGTCAAGAAGACTCTTTATTTCTCCTTGATGAACCTGATGCTCATATACATGTTTCAAATAAGAAAATTATTTTTAATATTATAGAGCCTTACAAAATCAATAGGCATATTATATTAACTACACATTCTCCTACACTTTGCAAATACGCAGATAAGGACAGTCTTGTCCTATTAGAGGATGGCAAATATAATCCGATTGATGACCAGTTTGAAGCAGCTAAACTATTAGTGGATGATAACGATGTCTTCAAATTGCTGTTTTCAGTCAAGCACATAATTATAACGGAGGGAAAAACTGA
This genomic interval carries:
- a CDS encoding AAA family ATPase translates to MKIKRIKIGEYKNIENLNIDCSKHNGITVLIGNNGSGKSNFIEAISNIFYSKYTLSKSLVKDYEIEYINSSKEQINILASNTTKLPQRVVAIYSGEEDRMWQNIYSILYKKYIDEIVAGNAIEYPKMLYLNKFYWHISLLCLLVSDADDVKKFINENIGIQTVDSIEFIKDNPDFKNSTVKAFVDKIKNKYTDLKLLKADISDESDLFAKFYIAFTNANKKLIKDIIIKFNDGRVIEDLSEGQKKQILIKAALEFAGQEDSLFLLDEPDAHIHVSNKKIIFNIIEPYKINRHIILTTHSPTLCKYADKDSLVLLEDGKYNPIDDQFEAAKLLVDDNDVFKLLFSVKHIIITEGKTDVQYISKALRFFETDYSELQDIEFLVLGGTDGDIAKELLLKIRNIDTRKVILLVDRDDAGLKCSKKILEKKDFNKSDLDYRRISTTRNDYLLMLPSINANQKDFLIEDYFKQEKMAELTKNEIDTKFDNSKNFKEFPPVKDNLKNTLLPNFCKNDATADDMVEFKILLDKLKQIIAL